In Labrys wisconsinensis, one genomic interval encodes:
- a CDS encoding copper chaperone PCu(A)C, with amino-acid sequence MHRSILASTLALLLVSTPALAHQARIGNLVIHHPWTRATPSGAAVAGGYTIIENTGRTADRLVGGGIGAAAGFALHDMAMKDGVMSMSPVEGGLEIPAGGKVELKPGGLHIMFTGLKHALKEGEMEEGTLVFEKAGTLKLDFMVEAMGAKGGHGIMAGHDDMAGE; translated from the coding sequence ATGCACCGGTCCATTCTCGCGAGCACGCTTGCGCTTCTCCTCGTCTCGACCCCGGCCCTGGCCCACCAGGCCAGGATCGGCAATCTCGTCATCCACCATCCCTGGACCCGGGCGACGCCGTCGGGCGCGGCGGTTGCCGGCGGCTACACCATCATCGAGAACACCGGCAGGACGGCCGACAGGCTGGTCGGCGGCGGCATCGGCGCCGCGGCCGGCTTTGCTCTGCACGACATGGCGATGAAGGACGGGGTGATGTCGATGAGCCCGGTCGAGGGCGGGCTGGAGATCCCCGCCGGCGGCAAGGTGGAGCTGAAGCCGGGCGGCCTGCACATCATGTTCACCGGGCTGAAGCACGCGCTGAAGGAGGGCGAGATGGAGGAGGGCACGCTGGTCTTCGAGAAGGCCGGCACCTTGAAGCTCGACTTCATGGTCGAGGCCATGGGGGCCAAGGGCGGCCACGGGATCATGGCAGGCCATGATGACATGGCCGGCGAGTAA
- the dksA gene encoding RNA polymerase-binding protein DksA codes for MSMSLDADYRPSDDEPFMNERQRDYFRRKLLSWKQDILREAQDTIANLQAENENHPDLADRASSETDRAIELRARDRQRKLISKIDAALTRIEDGSYGYCEETGEPISLRRLDARPIATLSLEAQERHERRERVYRDD; via the coding sequence ATGTCGATGAGTTTGGACGCTGACTACCGTCCGAGTGACGACGAGCCCTTTATGAACGAACGGCAGCGCGACTATTTCCGTCGTAAACTGCTGAGCTGGAAGCAGGACATCCTCCGGGAAGCCCAGGACACCATCGCCAACCTGCAAGCCGAGAACGAGAATCATCCCGACCTGGCCGATCGTGCCTCGTCGGAGACGGATCGGGCGATCGAGCTTCGGGCACGCGACCGCCAGCGCAAGCTGATCTCCAAGATCGATGCGGCGCTGACGCGGATCGAGGATGGGTCCTACGGCTATTGCGAGGAGACGGGCGAGCCCATCTCGCTCCGCCGCCTCGATGCCCGCCCGATCGCGACGTTGTCGCTGGAGGCGCAAGAGCGGCACGAGCGCCGCGAGCGCGTCTACCGCGACGACTGA
- a CDS encoding rod-binding protein, with protein MAGLPLYAAGARIAAATDTGRGAAAGSPQGKARAQAEDFESVFLQTMVQEMFAGLGKEGPLGEGEAGSAWRSLLVQQYAGTIAKSGGIGVADNVYRDILALQEHAGA; from the coding sequence ATGGCCGGCCTGCCGCTCTACGCCGCCGGCGCCCGCATCGCCGCCGCAACCGACACCGGCCGCGGCGCCGCGGCCGGCTCGCCCCAGGGGAAGGCCCGCGCCCAGGCCGAGGATTTCGAGTCGGTGTTCCTGCAGACCATGGTGCAGGAGATGTTCGCCGGCCTCGGCAAGGAAGGCCCGCTCGGCGAGGGCGAGGCCGGCAGCGCCTGGCGCAGCCTCCTGGTGCAGCAATATGCCGGCACCATCGCCAAGTCGGGCGGCATCGGCGTCGCCGACAACGTCTATCGCGACATTCTCGCCCTGCAGGAACATGCGGGCGCCTGA
- a CDS encoding flagellar assembly protein FliX — MHIDGAGRVRDQRPLGAAARPSGAGAAFSLGVTQGGAEPAAARSAPALAGLDAMLALQAVEDPLARRRKALRRGRRLLDLLDGLKVAMLDGAVSAADIGHLAALLHDSREGVDDPGLESVLAEIDVRAAVELAKLDRART, encoded by the coding sequence ATGCATATCGACGGCGCGGGGCGCGTCAGGGACCAGAGGCCGCTCGGCGCGGCCGCCCGTCCGTCCGGAGCGGGAGCCGCCTTCTCCCTGGGCGTGACGCAGGGCGGCGCCGAGCCGGCCGCGGCCCGCTCGGCGCCGGCGCTCGCCGGCCTCGATGCCATGCTGGCGCTGCAGGCGGTCGAGGATCCGCTCGCGCGCAGGCGCAAGGCGTTGCGCCGCGGCCGCCGCCTGCTCGACCTGCTCGACGGCCTCAAGGTCGCCATGCTCGACGGTGCGGTATCCGCCGCCGACATCGGCCATCTCGCCGCCCTGCTGCACGACAGCCGCGAGGGGGTGGACGACCCCGGGCTCGAATCGGTGCTGGCGGAGATCGACGTCAGGGCGGCGGTCGAGCTCGCCAAGCTCGATCGGGCGCGGACCTGA
- a CDS encoding c-type cytochrome yields MRRLLAVAAALLAGGAVGVLAPRLLADRPAPSAPAEVPAMPPAASFDPVFEPCAHCHQIGVGARSSTGPALEGVIGRRAGKAAGYPFSAAMRGSGLVWDEASLSRFIEDPQGLVPGTRMIFTGIDDPERRAAIVAYIAKAGGRP; encoded by the coding sequence GTGAGGCGCCTGCTCGCCGTCGCCGCCGCGCTCCTCGCCGGAGGCGCGGTGGGCGTGCTCGCCCCGCGCCTTCTCGCCGACCGGCCGGCGCCGTCCGCGCCGGCCGAGGTGCCGGCGATGCCGCCGGCCGCCAGCTTCGACCCGGTGTTCGAGCCCTGCGCCCATTGCCACCAGATCGGCGTGGGGGCCCGCAGCAGCACCGGGCCGGCGCTCGAGGGCGTGATCGGGCGGCGGGCCGGCAAGGCCGCCGGCTATCCCTTCTCGGCGGCGATGCGCGGCAGCGGCCTCGTCTGGGACGAGGCGAGCCTGTCGCGCTTCATCGAGGACCCGCAGGGCCTGGTGCCCGGCACCCGCATGATCTTCACCGGCATCGACGATCCCGAGCGGCGCGCGGCGATCGTCGCTTATATCGCCAAGGCGGGCGGCCGGCCCTGA
- a CDS encoding SCO family protein, which yields MSSRTRMIAYAVWGATVLAVAVLALGYTQFGWFASSGPALTSSIGGPFTLVDQNGRAVTEKTFLGKPTAYFFGYTHCPDACPTTLMDMTDRLNALGPDGDKFNVVFISVDPERDTSALLKLYLESFDPRITAATGTPEAIASVIKAFHVYVRKVGEGDGYTFDHSTAVYLMNAKGDLVTLIDYQEARDAAIAKMRRALAS from the coding sequence ATGTCGTCGCGCACGAGAATGATCGCCTACGCCGTCTGGGGCGCCACGGTGCTGGCCGTGGCCGTCCTGGCGCTGGGCTACACCCAGTTCGGCTGGTTCGCTTCGAGCGGGCCGGCGCTGACCAGCTCGATCGGCGGGCCGTTCACCCTGGTGGACCAGAACGGCCGCGCCGTCACCGAGAAGACCTTCCTCGGCAAGCCGACCGCCTATTTCTTCGGCTATACCCATTGCCCCGACGCCTGTCCGACCACGCTGATGGACATGACCGACCGCCTGAACGCGCTTGGGCCGGACGGCGACAAGTTCAACGTCGTCTTCATCTCGGTCGACCCGGAGCGCGACACCAGCGCGCTCCTGAAGCTCTATCTGGAGAGCTTCGACCCGCGCATCACCGCCGCCACCGGCACGCCAGAGGCCATCGCCTCGGTGATCAAGGCCTTCCACGTCTATGTCCGCAAGGTCGGGGAGGGCGATGGCTACACCTTCGACCATTCCACGGCGGTCTATCTCATGAACGCCAAGGGCGACCTGGTGACGCTGATCGACTATCAGGAGGCCAGGGACGCGGCCATCGCCAAGATGCGGCGGGCCCTCGCCTCGTGA
- a CDS encoding usg protein: MVSVAFRRQIEGYGLTTANILYRLPDHPALLQTYVWQDYDLAPVFPELKKFLDFWRAKLDGILHSVTVAHSGLIGPAELRAVGSEFRIH; the protein is encoded by the coding sequence ATGGTGTCAGTTGCGTTCCGCCGCCAGATCGAGGGCTATGGCCTGACGACCGCCAACATCCTCTACCGGCTGCCCGATCATCCCGCCCTGCTCCAGACCTATGTCTGGCAGGACTACGACCTGGCGCCGGTGTTTCCGGAGCTGAAGAAGTTTCTGGACTTTTGGCGCGCCAAGCTCGATGGCATCCTGCATTCGGTCACCGTGGCCCATTCCGGGCTGATCGGTCCGGCCGAGTTGCGGGCAGTCGGCAGCGAGTTCAGGATCCACTGA
- a CDS encoding NAD(P)-dependent oxidoreductase, translating to MTQTTGGLGSPPQEAVGFIGLGVMGRPMALNLARAGTPLVVWNRSPDGAAVLGAAGASVVSDVAAVFARARVVILMLADEAALDAVLGRGTPGFAALVAGHVLVSMGSNAPGYSRDLATDILAAGGRYVEAPVSGSRKPAEAGELVCLIGGEPDTVAEVRPLLAPMCRETLACGPVGHALLMKLAVNLYLNTMLAGLAEAVHFADRHRLDLATFEAAIGAGPMASDVTRVKLPKLVARDFSVQAATADAFNSTRLIAAAARAAGLASPLLDLASALYGESVGLGNGRLDMVSVLAAIEARTEAIAAAPAAGREA from the coding sequence GTGACGCAGACGACAGGGGGCCTCGGCTCTCCGCCGCAGGAGGCGGTCGGCTTCATCGGCCTCGGCGTGATGGGCCGGCCCATGGCGCTCAACCTGGCCAGGGCCGGCACCCCGCTGGTCGTCTGGAATCGCTCGCCGGACGGTGCCGCGGTGCTTGGCGCGGCGGGCGCGAGCGTGGTCTCGGACGTTGCGGCGGTGTTTGCCCGCGCCCGCGTGGTCATCCTGATGCTGGCCGACGAGGCGGCGCTGGACGCGGTGCTCGGTCGTGGCACGCCCGGCTTTGCGGCGCTGGTCGCCGGCCATGTCCTCGTCTCGATGGGATCGAACGCGCCGGGCTATTCTCGCGATCTGGCGACCGACATCCTCGCGGCGGGCGGGCGCTATGTCGAGGCGCCGGTGTCCGGCTCGCGCAAGCCTGCCGAGGCGGGCGAGCTCGTCTGCCTCATCGGCGGCGAGCCGGACACCGTCGCAGAGGTTCGCCCGCTGCTTGCGCCGATGTGCCGGGAAACGCTGGCGTGCGGCCCGGTCGGCCATGCGCTCCTGATGAAGCTGGCGGTCAATCTCTATCTCAACACCATGCTCGCCGGCCTCGCCGAGGCCGTGCATTTCGCCGACCGGCACCGGCTAGACCTTGCCACGTTCGAGGCTGCGATCGGCGCCGGCCCCATGGCCAGCGACGTGACGCGCGTGAAGCTTCCCAAGCTGGTCGCGCGCGATTTCTCGGTGCAGGCGGCGACGGCCGACGCCTTCAACAGCACCCGCCTCATTGCCGCTGCCGCACGTGCCGCCGGGCTCGCCTCGCCGCTGCTCGACCTCGCCAGCGCGCTCTACGGCGAGAGCGTCGGGCTCGGCAACGGCCGGCTCGACATGGTGTCGGTCCTGGCGGCGATCGAGGCCCGGACGGAGGCGATCGCCGCCGCCCCGGCCGCCGGTCGGGAGGCCTGA
- a CDS encoding flagellar basal body P-ring protein FlgI: protein MRLPLPARLALAALAMALALAAAPAQAESRIKDLVDIEGVRENQLIGYGLVVGLNNTGDTLNNAAFTKQSLTAMLERLGVNTRGANLRTGNVAAVMVTANLPPFATQGTRIDVSVSALGDAKSLQGGTLLVTPLLGADGEVYSVAQGSVAIAGFQAEGAAAKVTRGVPTVGRIANGGVVEREIAFDFSKLTMLRLALRNPDFTTAKRIGAAINEYIGQRVAEPTNPGTVAIRVPNRYAGNIVQLLTEVEQLRVEPDLPAKVVIDEQSGIIVMGRDVRVSEVAIAQGNLTVTITETPQVAMPAPFTNAPPVAVPRTGISVDDSSGRRLATIRPGVTLRELVDGLNALGVGPRDLISILQAIKAAGALQAEIEVM, encoded by the coding sequence ATGCGCTTGCCCCTCCCCGCCCGCCTCGCCCTCGCCGCTCTCGCCATGGCTCTCGCCCTCGCGGCCGCGCCGGCGCAGGCCGAATCCCGCATCAAGGACCTCGTCGACATCGAAGGCGTGCGCGAGAATCAGCTGATCGGCTACGGACTGGTGGTCGGCCTCAACAACACCGGCGACACTCTCAACAACGCCGCCTTCACCAAGCAGTCGCTGACCGCCATGCTGGAGCGGCTCGGGGTCAACACCCGGGGCGCCAATCTGCGCACCGGCAATGTCGCGGCGGTGATGGTCACCGCCAACCTGCCGCCCTTCGCCACGCAGGGCACGCGCATCGACGTCAGCGTCTCCGCCCTCGGCGACGCCAAGTCCCTGCAGGGCGGCACGCTGCTGGTGACCCCGCTGCTCGGCGCCGACGGCGAGGTCTATTCGGTGGCGCAGGGGTCCGTCGCCATTGCCGGCTTCCAGGCCGAGGGCGCGGCGGCCAAGGTCACCCGCGGCGTTCCGACGGTCGGGCGCATCGCCAATGGCGGCGTCGTCGAGCGCGAGATCGCCTTCGACTTCTCCAAGCTGACGATGCTGCGCCTTGCCCTGCGCAACCCGGACTTCACCACGGCCAAGCGCATCGGCGCCGCCATCAACGAATATATCGGCCAGCGCGTCGCCGAGCCGACCAATCCCGGCACGGTCGCCATCCGCGTGCCGAACCGCTACGCCGGCAACATCGTGCAGCTCCTGACCGAGGTGGAGCAGCTCCGGGTCGAGCCGGACCTGCCGGCCAAGGTGGTGATCGACGAGCAGTCGGGCATCATCGTCATGGGCCGGGACGTGCGGGTCTCGGAGGTGGCGATCGCCCAGGGCAACCTCACCGTCACCATCACCGAGACGCCGCAGGTGGCGATGCCGGCGCCCTTCACCAACGCGCCGCCGGTGGCGGTGCCGCGCACCGGCATCAGCGTCGACGACAGCTCGGGCCGGCGCCTGGCCACCATCCGCCCGGGCGTGACGCTGCGCGAGCTGGTCGACGGCCTCAACGCCCTCGGCGTCGGGCCGCGCGACCTGATCTCGATCCTGCAGGCGATCAAGGCGGCCGGCGCGCTCCAGGCCGAGATCGAGGTGATGTGA
- a CDS encoding carbohydrate ABC transporter permease, which produces MRPSAGLARHTLLRCLVYGALILWAFISLFPIYWTVTTSFKVAVDVTQGHLIPWLDFKPDWKGWRSLGLSPDTLFQTSTVRDEFLARFENSIVMSVGASLLAVAIGSLAAYGLSRFDYKFLFWRNKDISFFFLSQLILPPVVLAMPFLVLYKELALLDTRIGLIALYTLTVLPIVIWIMRDQFDAIPNELEQAAYVDGCSIWGAFGRIVLPIALPGMVAAFILSVVICWNEYFFAALLTSSNAKTLPVMVASQTGSQGINWWSMAALSTAAIAPLAIIAVFLERYIVKGLTAGSVK; this is translated from the coding sequence ATGCGGCCCTCGGCCGGCCTCGCCCGGCACACGCTGCTGCGCTGCCTCGTCTACGGCGCGCTGATCCTGTGGGCGTTCATCTCGCTGTTCCCGATCTACTGGACGGTGACGACCTCGTTCAAGGTCGCGGTCGACGTCACCCAGGGCCACCTCATCCCCTGGCTCGACTTCAAGCCGGACTGGAAGGGCTGGCGCTCCCTCGGCCTCTCGCCCGACACGCTGTTCCAGACCTCGACCGTGCGCGACGAGTTCCTCGCCCGCTTCGAGAACAGCATCGTGATGTCGGTCGGCGCCTCGCTCCTGGCGGTGGCGATCGGCTCGCTCGCCGCCTATGGCCTCAGCCGCTTCGACTACAAGTTCCTGTTCTGGCGCAACAAGGACATCTCGTTCTTCTTCCTGTCGCAGCTGATCCTGCCGCCCGTCGTGCTCGCCATGCCTTTCCTCGTCCTCTACAAGGAGCTGGCGCTGCTCGACACCCGCATCGGCCTGATCGCGCTCTACACCCTTACCGTGCTGCCGATCGTGATCTGGATCATGCGCGACCAGTTCGACGCCATCCCGAACGAGCTGGAGCAGGCCGCCTATGTCGACGGCTGCTCGATCTGGGGCGCCTTCGGCCGCATCGTGCTGCCGATCGCCCTGCCCGGCATGGTGGCGGCCTTCATCCTCTCGGTGGTGATCTGCTGGAACGAGTATTTCTTCGCTGCCCTGCTCACCAGCTCCAATGCCAAGACGCTGCCCGTGATGGTGGCGAGCCAGACGGGATCGCAGGGCATCAACTGGTGGTCGATGGCGGCGCTCTCCACCGCGGCGATCGCGCCGCTCGCCATCATCGCGGTGTTCCTCGAGCGCTACATCGTCAAGGGCCTGACGGCGGGCTCGGTGAAATGA
- a CDS encoding ABC transporter substrate-binding protein, with translation MNTKDYEHFLRWQASRRDLLKGAAGVSALALGAGGALGAATPAAAQSDVRAQILQIPGVGKGSPTDADWQKVGELCLGATKASVKEGEFAGVELSFMGLNNQNLHNLLFRGFLKPWEAYTGAKITWIDLAQADYNPRLQQAIATGTVDFDILEMGAPFEGDVCGKGLASAMPDWVKKQIDYDDYVAYLKPPVGTWDGKAYRVTIDGDCHNFNYRTDVFADADLAKAWKAAGNTTDWAVPKTWQQVQAVTKFLKTQKFQGKEVYGYLDAPKAWGGFGFYFLGSRASAYAKHPDDKAWLFDIDTMKPRVNNPAWVRAIQDVVDALPAEPADQLNADPGTTGFQQFLAGTGSMLSWWGDIGQIANTSDTSVIGNVVGFDILPGSDDVYNAKTGQWDKLPSGPNHAPNCAYLGWGVYVMARVDGDEKKHKAAWSAAAHLGGKDLSLWTVMYPSGFQVHRMSHFNLDEWIGAGYNKDYISSYLASQSGSYNHPNRAIEPRIPGIFQYYSLAEDELAKIFAGKVDAKTGADNIAAAWEKLTDQIGRDKQIALYKASLGI, from the coding sequence GTGAACACAAAGGATTACGAGCACTTTCTGCGCTGGCAGGCGAGCCGGCGCGACCTCCTGAAGGGCGCAGCCGGCGTCAGCGCCCTGGCGCTCGGCGCCGGCGGCGCGCTCGGCGCGGCCACGCCCGCCGCGGCGCAGAGCGACGTCCGGGCCCAGATCCTGCAGATCCCGGGCGTCGGCAAGGGCTCGCCCACCGATGCGGACTGGCAGAAGGTCGGCGAGCTCTGCCTCGGCGCGACCAAGGCGAGCGTCAAGGAGGGCGAGTTCGCCGGTGTCGAGCTCAGCTTCATGGGCCTCAACAACCAGAACCTGCACAACCTGCTGTTCCGCGGCTTCCTCAAGCCCTGGGAGGCCTATACCGGCGCCAAGATCACCTGGATCGACCTCGCCCAGGCCGACTACAACCCGCGCCTGCAGCAGGCGATCGCCACCGGCACGGTCGACTTCGACATCCTGGAGATGGGCGCGCCCTTCGAGGGCGACGTCTGCGGCAAGGGCCTGGCCTCCGCGATGCCGGACTGGGTCAAGAAGCAGATCGACTATGACGACTACGTCGCCTACCTCAAGCCGCCGGTCGGCACCTGGGACGGCAAGGCCTACCGCGTCACCATCGACGGCGACTGCCACAATTTCAACTACCGGACCGACGTCTTCGCCGACGCGGACCTGGCCAAGGCCTGGAAGGCGGCCGGCAACACCACGGACTGGGCGGTGCCCAAGACCTGGCAGCAGGTGCAGGCCGTCACCAAGTTCCTCAAGACCCAGAAGTTCCAGGGCAAGGAGGTCTACGGCTATCTCGACGCGCCGAAGGCCTGGGGCGGCTTCGGATTCTACTTCCTCGGCAGCCGCGCCTCGGCCTATGCCAAGCACCCCGACGACAAGGCCTGGCTGTTCGACATCGACACGATGAAGCCGCGCGTCAACAACCCCGCCTGGGTCCGCGCCATCCAGGACGTCGTCGACGCCCTGCCCGCCGAGCCGGCCGACCAGCTCAACGCCGACCCCGGCACGACCGGCTTCCAGCAGTTCCTCGCCGGCACCGGTTCGATGCTGTCCTGGTGGGGCGACATCGGCCAGATCGCCAACACCAGCGACACCTCCGTGATCGGCAACGTCGTCGGCTTCGACATCCTGCCGGGCTCGGACGACGTCTACAACGCCAAGACCGGCCAGTGGGACAAGCTTCCCAGCGGCCCGAACCATGCCCCGAACTGCGCCTATCTCGGCTGGGGCGTCTATGTCATGGCCCGCGTCGACGGCGACGAGAAGAAGCACAAGGCCGCCTGGAGCGCGGCGGCCCATCTCGGCGGCAAGGACCTGTCGCTGTGGACCGTGATGTATCCTTCGGGCTTCCAGGTCCATCGCATGAGCCACTTCAACCTCGACGAGTGGATCGGCGCCGGATACAATAAAGACTATATTAGCTCCTACCTCGCCTCGCAGTCCGGCTCCTACAACCACCCCAACCGGGCGATCGAGCCGCGCATTCCCGGCATCTTCCAGTATTACAGCCTGGCGGAGGACGAGCTGGCGAAGATCTTCGCCGGCAAGGTCGACGCCAAGACCGGCGCCGACAACATCGCGGCCGCCTGGGAGAAGCTGACCGACCAGATCGGCCGCGACAAGCAGATCGCGCTCTACAAGGCTTCGCTCGGCATCTAG
- a CDS encoding GGDEF domain-containing protein yields MVSLLVLLGATLAATVVSLFAIHRETTPIVAITDALHAFSEHGRVVEITHRSEDEIGKLATSAKWAIDTAERLLKEAQEQANQDPLTGVANRRALLQQVGASRGTIALIDIDRFKAVNDELGHLAGDEALKAVARLIRHHIRATDMVARWGGEEFAIHMPDTTIAQAEAIIDRLRETVAATTILPDRQITVSGGLYPVDRDLDVAIRGADRLLYQAKRRGRNRLVSARQQRA; encoded by the coding sequence GTGGTCAGCCTGCTGGTTCTCTTGGGGGCGACGCTGGCGGCGACGGTGGTGAGCCTCTTCGCCATCCATCGCGAGACGACGCCGATCGTCGCCATCACGGATGCTCTCCACGCATTCTCCGAACATGGGCGGGTGGTCGAGATCACGCATCGGTCGGAGGACGAGATCGGCAAGCTCGCGACCTCGGCGAAATGGGCCATCGACACGGCGGAGCGCCTGCTCAAGGAGGCGCAGGAGCAGGCCAACCAGGACCCCCTGACGGGTGTCGCCAACCGGCGGGCCCTCCTCCAGCAGGTCGGCGCGTCGCGCGGCACGATCGCGCTCATCGACATCGACCGCTTCAAGGCGGTCAACGACGAGCTCGGCCATCTCGCCGGCGACGAGGCGCTGAAGGCCGTCGCAAGGCTGATCCGGCACCATATCCGGGCGACCGACATGGTCGCACGCTGGGGCGGCGAGGAATTCGCCATCCACATGCCGGACACGACGATCGCCCAGGCCGAAGCGATCATCGATCGCCTGCGCGAGACGGTCGCGGCGACGACGATCCTTCCCGACCGCCAGATCACGGTTTCCGGCGGCCTCTATCCCGTCGACAGAGATCTCGACGTCGCCATACGCGGCGCCGACAGGCTCCTCTACCAGGCGAAGCGGCGAGGCCGGAACAGGCTCGTCTCGGCGAGGCAGCAGCGCGCCTGA
- a CDS encoding carbohydrate ABC transporter permease, whose translation MDHASALPASPGHSLVSRHVPAGRRAAGRRLIVLASLGLAGMALYQILTTAGVIGGGFETWRPTLYAYLAWSLALGAGQVMMRGEAGQKALFVLPAVLFTISMAIFPTVFGLYIAFTDWNLSSLAGRRFNGLDNLYTLFQDAYFWNALLNMVFYVLAVLVQYAIAFALALLLNADIRARKFFRVVFLLPFMLSPVAVSWMIGKSIMEYRFGPAATFARFVGWDNPSFFTSPWIARLSIMAMDAWVSIPFVMILLLAGLQALPREVIEAAKVDGAGAWQSFRLITFPLMLPVSVTAVILRIIFELKLADIVINVTAGGPGGATDTVSSFIFREYRDRSNVGYGTMLAEFYFVLIVIFVTLLLALASRWMRKTT comes from the coding sequence ATGGACCACGCCTCCGCCTTGCCTGCCTCGCCCGGGCACAGCCTCGTCTCGCGCCATGTCCCGGCCGGCCGCCGGGCGGCGGGGCGCCGGCTCATCGTCCTGGCTTCGCTCGGCCTCGCCGGCATGGCGCTCTACCAGATCCTCACCACCGCCGGCGTGATCGGCGGCGGCTTCGAGACCTGGCGGCCGACGCTCTATGCCTATCTCGCCTGGTCGCTCGCCCTGGGCGCGGGCCAGGTGATGATGCGCGGCGAAGCGGGCCAGAAGGCGCTGTTCGTGCTGCCGGCCGTGCTGTTCACGATCTCCATGGCGATCTTCCCGACCGTGTTCGGGCTCTATATCGCCTTCACCGACTGGAATCTCAGCTCGCTGGCCGGCCGCCGCTTCAACGGCCTCGACAATCTCTATACCCTGTTCCAGGACGCCTATTTCTGGAACGCCCTCCTCAACATGGTGTTCTACGTGCTGGCCGTGCTGGTGCAGTACGCCATCGCCTTCGCGCTCGCTCTGCTGCTCAACGCCGACATCCGGGCGCGGAAATTCTTCCGCGTCGTCTTCCTGCTGCCCTTCATGCTCAGCCCCGTGGCGGTGAGCTGGATGATCGGCAAGTCGATCATGGAATACCGCTTCGGCCCGGCGGCGACCTTCGCCCGCTTCGTCGGCTGGGACAATCCATCCTTCTTCACCAGCCCCTGGATCGCGCGGCTCAGCATCATGGCGATGGACGCCTGGGTCTCGATCCCCTTTGTGATGATCCTGTTGCTCGCCGGCCTGCAAGCGCTGCCGCGCGAGGTGATCGAGGCCGCCAAGGTCGACGGCGCCGGCGCCTGGCAGTCCTTCCGGCTGATCACCTTCCCGCTGATGCTGCCCGTCAGCGTCACGGCGGTGATCCTGCGCATCATCTTCGAGTTGAAGCTCGCCGACATCGTCATCAACGTCACCGCCGGCGGGCCGGGCGGGGCCACCGACACGGTGTCGAGCTTCATCTTCCGCGAGTACCGCGACCGCTCCAATGTCGGCTACGGCACGATGCTCGCCGAGTTCTATTTCGTCCTGATCGTGATCTTCGTCACCCTGCTGCTGGCCCTGGCCAGCCGCTGGATGCGCAAGACCACCTGA